A genome region from Cerasicoccus sp. TK19100 includes the following:
- the mbhE gene encoding hydrogen gas-evolving membrane-bound hydrogenase subunit E, with protein MLLPITIAVLLLAVPWSLLANQLPKPVRGLWLMLPAVIAFGLLVGPLAGELLAGNAPSFRMDWVPALGLDFSLQLNGVGLLLALLVTGIGALIMLYASGYMHGYPLASRLYAYLYAFMLAMVGLALSDHLLLFFVFWELTSITSYLLIGFNHADPLARRNALQALLVTGLGGMALLAGFILMANAAGTWHLSELLTTGDVIREHAHYPAIFSLVILGAFTKSAQFPFHFWLPNAMAAPTPVSAYLHSATMVKAGVFLLALMLPILGGTQMWELTLSIAGGFTLLLGGYFGLQQHDLKKMLAGTTLAVLGLLTCLLGLGTEKAALAALLFLLGHALYKATLFMVAGSIDHETGTRDARILGGLRVLMPWTAGAALLAAISKMGLPPLFGFIGKEYTYKASTYGEWGWLVTTVLIAGNAMLLALALKAGVLPFWRKADLHALPKHPHEAPWSMRIGPIILAGLSIILGLAPFLLNPIMASAMSVMAPDAASAEVKLWTGVNVALLLSVLTVVAGFIVLRYHMKALAITSKLKVPSADKVYDLALRGMVGLANWQTKFLQSGYLRNYLLTIIGSTVGLIGFKLWRFESYSLGDGVDAFSWPAFVVAIIMLIAIALAITAQKRLTALIALGVIGYGVALIFAVYSAPDLAITQILVETLTVALFAWVVYKLPNMKKLSQTRTVLFDAIVSIAAGALVTLLILKSKALQLAPNISEKLAEWSYPEAHGANVVNVILVDFRALDTFGEIIVLAIAAIGVWALLRKNTKTSPKTKAKS; from the coding sequence ATGCTCCTGCCCATCACCATCGCGGTTCTGCTACTAGCAGTGCCATGGTCTCTTCTGGCCAATCAACTGCCCAAGCCGGTGCGGGGTCTATGGTTGATGTTACCTGCGGTCATAGCATTCGGCCTACTGGTCGGCCCGCTTGCCGGTGAGCTACTTGCGGGTAACGCACCGAGCTTCCGCATGGATTGGGTCCCTGCGCTTGGGCTCGATTTCTCGTTGCAACTGAATGGCGTCGGGCTGTTGCTTGCGCTGTTGGTTACGGGCATTGGCGCGCTGATCATGCTTTACGCCAGCGGATATATGCATGGCTACCCGCTTGCGAGCCGACTCTACGCATACCTCTACGCGTTCATGTTGGCCATGGTTGGCCTGGCGTTATCCGACCATCTGTTACTCTTCTTTGTATTCTGGGAGTTGACCAGCATTACGAGCTACTTGCTGATTGGCTTTAATCATGCGGATCCTCTGGCGCGTCGTAATGCACTACAGGCATTGCTGGTTACCGGCCTCGGCGGCATGGCGCTGCTCGCTGGTTTTATCTTGATGGCAAACGCTGCCGGCACATGGCATTTGTCAGAGCTGCTGACCACTGGTGACGTGATTCGCGAGCATGCGCACTATCCGGCAATTTTCTCACTGGTCATCCTGGGCGCTTTCACGAAATCCGCACAGTTTCCATTTCATTTCTGGCTGCCCAATGCGATGGCGGCACCCACACCGGTGAGTGCCTATCTGCACTCGGCGACGATGGTTAAGGCCGGTGTGTTTCTGCTCGCCCTTATGTTGCCCATACTCGGAGGCACGCAGATGTGGGAACTCACCCTGAGCATTGCCGGAGGATTTACGCTCCTGCTTGGCGGCTACTTCGGACTCCAACAGCATGACCTCAAAAAGATGCTCGCGGGCACCACGCTCGCCGTGCTCGGTCTCTTAACATGCCTGCTTGGGTTGGGGACTGAAAAGGCGGCTCTCGCGGCGCTGTTGTTCCTGCTTGGTCATGCACTTTACAAGGCAACGCTGTTTATGGTTGCGGGATCCATTGACCACGAAACCGGCACACGAGACGCGCGCATCCTTGGTGGATTGCGGGTGCTCATGCCCTGGACTGCGGGTGCCGCTCTCTTGGCAGCCATTTCTAAAATGGGACTGCCGCCACTCTTCGGATTCATCGGCAAGGAATACACTTACAAGGCATCGACTTATGGCGAATGGGGCTGGCTGGTGACAACGGTGCTCATTGCGGGAAACGCAATGCTGCTCGCGCTCGCCTTGAAAGCTGGCGTGCTGCCGTTCTGGCGCAAGGCCGATCTCCACGCACTGCCGAAGCATCCCCACGAAGCCCCCTGGAGCATGCGCATCGGTCCAATTATTTTAGCCGGACTGAGCATCATCCTGGGACTAGCCCCCTTTCTACTAAATCCAATTATGGCCTCCGCCATGTCGGTCATGGCCCCTGATGCGGCGTCCGCCGAGGTCAAACTTTGGACAGGGGTCAATGTCGCACTCCTGCTGAGCGTGCTCACCGTAGTCGCAGGTTTCATTGTGCTTCGTTACCACATGAAAGCGCTGGCCATCACCTCGAAGCTGAAGGTGCCCTCCGCAGATAAAGTCTACGACTTGGCGCTACGCGGTATGGTCGGCTTGGCCAACTGGCAAACGAAATTTCTGCAATCAGGTTACCTGAGAAACTACCTGCTCACCATCATCGGCAGTACGGTTGGCTTGATCGGATTCAAACTCTGGCGTTTCGAAAGCTACTCGCTGGGGGACGGGGTAGACGCCTTTTCATGGCCAGCTTTTGTCGTCGCGATCATCATGCTAATAGCCATCGCCTTGGCCATTACAGCGCAAAAACGTCTAACCGCCCTCATCGCTCTCGGCGTGATTGGTTACGGCGTGGCGTTGATCTTTGCAGTCTACAGCGCACCGGACCTGGCGATTACACAAATATTAGTCGAAACGCTGACCGTGGCGCTATTCGCCTGGGTCGTCTACAAGCTGCCCAACATGAAGAAACTTTCGCAGACGCGGACAGTGTTGTTCGACGCCATTGTCAGCATCGCCGCGGGTGCCCTGGTCACGCTACTGATCCTAAAGTCCAAGGCGCTGCAACTCGCACCCAACATCTCGGAAAAGCTGGCTGAATGGAGTTATCCGGAGGCGCATGGTGCCAACGTGGTGAATGTGATCCTGGTGGATTTCCGGGCATTGGACACCTTTGGTGAAATAATCGTGCTCGCGATCGCGGCAATCGGTGTCTGGGCCCTCCTACGGAAAAACACCAAGACGTCCCCCAAAACAAAGGCAAAGTCATGA
- a CDS encoding ATP-binding protein, giving the protein MTEGESIRFKRLTRLISENFGAFFAVIALDGKILHFDLSKAAILGLQADKLIGYPVYDQILPGIHREMWPLSCEVDCDCFPLVVEYTKVDKTVLWDAEIDLVEGNVILLGNVVEDASNQSKSYDLLAERVRRHDRLMGNLPGMVYRCRLDRDWTMEYVSEGVVALTGYSREELQSGEISWGEDLIIAEDRDYTWNTVLEALSKQEAFVLYYRIKTKSGAIRTIWERGVGIFDAEGKVTALEGFIANATPLVEAQSELRITNTKLNNILNAATETVVIMTDTDGVITTFNRGAEKLLHHRAEEMVGKETPIAIHEPAEVITCAEELTAELGEPVSGFETFVAYARRGLPDRRVWTFVRKDGSKFKVDLIVTAVRNDDGEIIGFLWVAEDITNQLQVQDDLRLAKERAEASNRAKDEFLAVISHEMRTPLNPILGFSNMLLQDCEDEEAREGLEIIERSAYKLLHQIEDILNFIGIDKQKTKVELKPTQVWTYSHNVVRDLESMSNGNEFSVVNGCDSLAPAIDKSLTVLLDSELTSQILSNLITNAFKFTLRGKVCLHVGWRDEDGGVLRYEVSDTGIGIPRDKHDTIFQPFTQVESNYTRRYEGVGLGLAICSKLIEVLNGRMAFQSEIGVGSTFWFELPAVRVDGTNGEATAEEMNAQLFSKFRVLVVEDNLDNRKLIVGFLQKIGADVMTAPDGPTAVERCRQYDFHVVLMDISMPEMDGFETTQQIFAGCSTEPKVIAVTAHASEDVKQKCAAMGMVDFLPKPVTLESLRTVLESHWSLR; this is encoded by the coding sequence ATGACTGAGGGGGAATCCATTCGTTTTAAACGCCTCACGCGTCTGATCTCTGAAAATTTTGGCGCGTTCTTTGCCGTGATTGCGTTGGATGGCAAAATCTTGCACTTCGACCTTAGCAAGGCGGCCATTCTCGGGCTGCAAGCGGACAAGCTGATCGGCTATCCGGTTTACGATCAAATTTTACCCGGCATTCATCGGGAGATGTGGCCGCTGTCGTGTGAAGTCGATTGCGACTGTTTTCCACTGGTCGTGGAGTATACCAAAGTGGACAAAACAGTGCTATGGGATGCCGAAATTGACTTGGTGGAAGGCAATGTAATCCTGCTGGGCAATGTGGTCGAAGATGCCAGCAATCAAAGCAAGAGCTATGATTTGCTCGCTGAACGAGTCCGCCGCCACGACCGGCTGATGGGCAATTTGCCGGGCATGGTTTACCGCTGTCGTTTGGATCGGGACTGGACGATGGAATACGTCAGTGAAGGCGTGGTGGCATTGACCGGTTACTCTCGCGAGGAACTACAGTCCGGAGAAATCTCCTGGGGCGAGGATTTGATCATCGCCGAAGATCGCGATTATACTTGGAACACCGTTCTGGAAGCACTGAGCAAACAAGAAGCGTTTGTCCTTTATTACCGAATAAAGACCAAGAGTGGGGCGATTCGCACGATATGGGAGCGCGGAGTGGGCATTTTTGATGCTGAGGGAAAAGTGACCGCACTTGAGGGCTTTATCGCTAATGCGACACCTTTGGTGGAGGCGCAGTCCGAGCTGCGGATCACGAACACCAAGTTGAACAACATTCTGAATGCCGCGACCGAAACCGTGGTCATCATGACGGATACCGACGGCGTCATCACCACATTCAACCGTGGTGCCGAGAAGCTGCTGCATCACCGCGCGGAGGAAATGGTGGGCAAGGAGACGCCGATCGCCATTCACGAGCCGGCAGAGGTAATTACTTGCGCGGAGGAGCTAACCGCCGAGTTGGGTGAACCCGTTTCGGGCTTCGAGACTTTTGTGGCTTATGCGCGTCGGGGGTTGCCGGATCGACGGGTGTGGACATTTGTCCGCAAGGACGGCTCGAAGTTTAAGGTCGATCTGATCGTCACCGCCGTGCGCAATGACGATGGCGAGATCATCGGCTTTCTCTGGGTGGCGGAAGACATTACCAACCAGCTCCAAGTGCAGGACGACTTACGCTTGGCCAAGGAGCGTGCCGAGGCGTCCAACCGCGCCAAAGATGAATTTCTCGCCGTGATCAGTCACGAGATGCGCACGCCGCTCAATCCAATACTGGGCTTTTCCAATATGCTTTTGCAGGACTGCGAAGACGAGGAAGCCCGGGAAGGCCTGGAGATCATCGAGCGCTCCGCCTACAAGCTGCTTCACCAGATCGAGGACATCCTGAACTTCATCGGCATCGACAAGCAAAAGACAAAGGTGGAGCTAAAGCCGACGCAGGTTTGGACCTATAGCCATAACGTGGTCCGCGATCTGGAAAGTATGTCCAATGGTAATGAATTCAGTGTCGTCAATGGCTGCGATTCGCTGGCACCGGCGATAGATAAATCGCTCACTGTGCTGCTCGATAGCGAGCTGACCAGCCAGATATTGAGCAACCTCATCACCAATGCATTCAAGTTTACTTTGCGTGGCAAAGTATGCCTGCACGTCGGGTGGCGCGATGAGGATGGCGGCGTGTTACGTTATGAGGTGAGTGACACTGGTATTGGTATTCCCCGCGACAAGCACGATACGATTTTCCAACCGTTCACTCAGGTCGAATCGAACTACACACGACGCTATGAGGGCGTGGGGCTTGGCCTGGCCATTTGCTCCAAGCTCATCGAAGTGCTCAATGGCAGGATGGCTTTCCAAAGCGAGATCGGCGTAGGCTCGACCTTTTGGTTTGAGCTGCCTGCCGTTCGCGTGGATGGCACCAATGGGGAAGCAACCGCCGAAGAAATGAACGCCCAGCTCTTCTCGAAGTTTCGCGTGCTGGTGGTGGAGGACAACCTCGACAACCGCAAACTCATCGTGGGCTTCCTGCAAAAAATCGGCGCGGATGTCATGACTGCACCCGATGGGCCGACTGCAGTGGAGCGCTGCCGCCAATATGATTTCCACGTCGTGCTAATGGATATCAGCATGCCCGAGATGGACGGCTTTGAAACGACGCAGCAAATCTTCGCGGGCTGCTCCACTGAGCCAAAAGTAATTGCCGTTACCGCGCATGCTTCGGAGGACGTTAAGCAGAAATGCGCAGCCATGGGCATGGTCGATTTTTTGCCCAAGCCAGTTACGCTGGAGTCGTTGCGGACAGTACTGGAATCGCACTGGAGCCTGCGCTGA
- a CDS encoding succinylglutamate desuccinylase/aspartoacylase domain-containing protein, which produces MSPVFDSRQFAEDTAQLAPQHGWRTHALNAVDGFPRPWFHLPAAEAQPLRLYISAGIHGDEPASSYAARELLRHTDQFVGIEVFLFPLLNPAGMARGSRENAHDIDLNRDYLNPVSAEVSGHLAVLRELPPCHAYLHLHEDWEAQGAYLYALRRDDIPNATDTLLAAMAEHLPIEQATLIDDFEAEGGVIARPYPLPPRDDWPEPYYFEDQHGAYHGYTLETPSSLELPQRIAAHLSAAHALANFLREHRAVFLR; this is translated from the coding sequence ATGTCGCCAGTTTTCGATAGCCGCCAGTTCGCGGAAGACACCGCCCAGCTAGCCCCGCAACACGGCTGGCGCACCCATGCGCTCAATGCAGTGGACGGATTTCCGCGCCCATGGTTTCACCTGCCCGCCGCCGAGGCCCAGCCGCTACGGCTTTACATCTCGGCCGGTATCCATGGGGACGAGCCTGCCAGCAGCTATGCCGCGCGCGAGCTGCTCCGCCACACCGATCAATTTGTGGGCATCGAGGTCTTTCTGTTCCCCCTGCTCAATCCGGCAGGCATGGCGCGTGGCTCACGGGAAAATGCGCACGACATCGACCTGAACCGCGATTACCTCAACCCCGTCTCGGCTGAAGTTTCCGGGCACCTTGCAGTCCTGCGCGAGCTGCCGCCCTGCCACGCCTACCTGCATTTGCACGAAGACTGGGAAGCCCAAGGTGCGTATCTTTATGCGCTGCGTCGGGACGATATTCCCAACGCGACTGACACCCTCCTCGCCGCCATGGCGGAGCATTTACCCATCGAGCAAGCCACGCTCATCGATGACTTCGAGGCGGAAGGCGGCGTCATTGCCCGCCCCTACCCACTGCCCCCGCGCGACGACTGGCCGGAGCCTTACTACTTCGAGGATCAGCATGGTGCCTACCATGGCTACACGCTCGAAACGCCGTCCTCGCTGGAGCTTCCGCAACGCATCGCCGCCCATTTGTCCGCCGCTCACGCGTTGGCGAATTTCCTCCGCGAGCATCGCGCCGTGTTCCTCCGCTGA
- a CDS encoding PspA/IM30 family protein yields MKKWFKRYRISLSSHFENVLDRVENHEAVVNAAVIEAREHAAKARVKLNRVRRDGESLRQRAEQLSTDAKLWEERAAKCIETDRERARECLRRRTAAQEEQARLEREAAEHGRLEKQLTSDLRRVEERVRELQRRQHTLAAREQRAEAAALTTPGEVALLDDIEDVFERWEGKLVETEIRADLDADAFTDEFTESENNAELDAELDAMLAKQQPPAAQ; encoded by the coding sequence ATGAAAAAATGGTTCAAACGATATCGCATTAGCCTGAGCAGTCATTTCGAGAACGTGCTCGACCGGGTGGAAAATCACGAAGCCGTGGTCAACGCTGCCGTGATCGAAGCCCGCGAACACGCGGCGAAAGCCCGGGTGAAACTTAACCGCGTGCGCCGCGATGGCGAGTCCCTGCGGCAGCGTGCCGAGCAGCTATCCACCGATGCAAAACTCTGGGAAGAACGCGCCGCGAAGTGCATCGAAACCGACCGCGAACGAGCACGCGAATGCCTGCGCCGACGCACTGCAGCACAAGAGGAACAAGCGCGACTGGAGCGGGAAGCCGCCGAACATGGACGCCTGGAAAAACAACTAACCAGCGATTTGCGCCGCGTCGAAGAACGCGTCCGCGAACTCCAACGCCGACAGCACACTCTCGCCGCCCGGGAGCAGCGCGCTGAAGCCGCCGCCCTCACCACGCCGGGCGAAGTCGCACTACTTGATGACATCGAGGATGTCTTTGAGCGCTGGGAGGGCAAGCTGGTCGAAACCGAAATCCGAGCCGATCTCGACGCGGACGCCTTCACCGATGAATTCACCGAGTCGGAGAACAACGCCGAGCTGGACGCCGAGTTAGATGCCATGCTGGCAAAACAGCAGCCGCCCGCAGCCCAATAA
- a CDS encoding MnhB domain-containing protein, whose amino-acid sequence MTSTLLIIASRYISPLLLVLSFIVLYRGHNLPGGGFIGGLIAASSVLLMAIAQGWDKTESRLPLQPMTLMAIGLAMAGASGFFGMAYGGAFMQGVWLPFFELPLLGKVKLGTPLLFDIGVYLVVIGFTLKCAHALATEEEEDA is encoded by the coding sequence ATGACATCGACCCTGCTAATTATCGCCAGTCGTTACATCAGCCCGTTGCTCTTGGTTTTATCTTTCATCGTGCTCTACCGCGGACACAACTTACCGGGTGGCGGTTTTATCGGCGGGCTGATTGCGGCCTCATCGGTGCTGCTGATGGCAATCGCCCAAGGTTGGGACAAGACAGAGAGTCGTCTGCCTCTCCAGCCAATGACGCTCATGGCCATCGGACTCGCAATGGCCGGAGCCAGTGGATTCTTTGGCATGGCATATGGTGGTGCCTTCATGCAGGGAGTTTGGTTGCCATTCTTTGAGTTGCCTTTGCTTGGTAAGGTGAAGCTCGGCACACCGCTGCTTTTCGATATCGGTGTGTATCTCGTAGTGATCGGGTTCACACTCAAGTGCGCACATGCGCTCGCCACCGAAGAGGAGGAGGACGCCTGA
- a CDS encoding monovalent cation/H+ antiporter complex subunit F, which translates to MYSELPVIPLWVIVFAQTTVGGAMLLTLWRIARGPTVMDRIVALDLFAALIMAQLVTLVLTSGFVSYLNAAAAIAVISFIATVALARYLETQEDAS; encoded by the coding sequence ATGTATTCTGAACTGCCCGTCATTCCTCTTTGGGTAATTGTCTTCGCGCAAACAACCGTAGGAGGTGCCATGCTCTTGACTCTTTGGCGCATTGCACGGGGACCCACGGTGATGGATCGCATTGTCGCGCTTGATCTGTTTGCTGCGCTCATCATGGCGCAGCTAGTCACGCTTGTTTTGACTAGTGGCTTTGTTTCTTACCTCAACGCCGCAGCGGCGATCGCGGTGATTAGCTTCATCGCTACAGTCGCGCTAGCTCGCTACTTGGAAACGCAGGAGGACGCATCGTGA
- a CDS encoding Na+/H+ antiporter subunit D: MIWLLACIIIPALSALLCLLTSQRTVWNRGIAVVGAGALLAASTKLFTEVWDNGFVTFQSGGWPSPFGITLIADLFSASMVLITGIVALAVVIYSLRDIEERLIHSHYYALFHLLITGVNGAFITGDLFNLYVWFEVMLLASFVLITLGGSRAELEGGVKYLIINLVSSILFLCGVGLLYGKLGTLNMADIAARLAGSNDAFLINSSAMFLLAAFGVKAALFPFFFWLPASYHTPRVAISALFAGLLTKVGVYALIRSYTLLFHSQFEVVQGMLIFLAGATMVTGVLGAAAQYEIRKILSFHIISQIGYMVMGLAIGSALALTGAIFYTLHHIIVKTNLFLLGGVIIRRCGTANLKEIGGLYRWAPGLSLLFFIPAFSLGGIPPLSGFWAKFSVIKAGLDAELYVLVTVALLVGVLTLYSMTKIWAEAFWKDAPQGNKPENLGQAGWSLVTPCVALAVMTVIIGLWSQPLFALAESASAQLLDPQAYIDEVLKPQTTTHYGPN, from the coding sequence ATGATTTGGCTTTTGGCATGCATTATCATTCCTGCGCTGAGCGCGCTGTTGTGCCTCTTGACCAGCCAGCGGACGGTCTGGAATCGCGGCATTGCAGTCGTCGGTGCCGGCGCGCTTTTAGCTGCATCGACCAAGCTCTTTACGGAAGTTTGGGACAATGGCTTTGTCACGTTTCAATCCGGCGGCTGGCCCTCGCCATTTGGGATTACTTTGATCGCTGATCTGTTCAGCGCATCGATGGTATTGATCACCGGCATCGTTGCCTTGGCAGTCGTTATATACTCCCTGCGTGATATCGAAGAACGCCTGATCCACTCTCATTACTACGCTCTGTTTCACTTGCTGATAACTGGCGTAAACGGGGCCTTCATTACGGGCGACTTATTTAACCTCTACGTTTGGTTCGAGGTGATGCTGCTGGCTTCGTTTGTCTTAATAACCTTGGGCGGTAGTCGCGCCGAGCTGGAAGGCGGTGTCAAATACCTGATCATCAATCTGGTTAGCTCAATACTGTTCCTCTGCGGCGTCGGGTTGCTTTATGGCAAACTCGGCACGCTGAACATGGCTGACATTGCGGCAAGACTGGCGGGCTCAAATGACGCGTTTCTAATAAACTCCAGCGCGATGTTCCTGCTGGCAGCCTTCGGAGTGAAGGCGGCGTTGTTTCCCTTCTTCTTCTGGCTACCCGCGAGCTATCACACGCCACGTGTGGCGATTTCGGCGCTCTTCGCCGGTCTACTGACCAAGGTTGGCGTCTATGCACTGATCCGCTCTTACACGTTGCTCTTTCACAGCCAATTTGAAGTAGTCCAGGGGATGCTCATCTTCTTGGCCGGAGCAACGATGGTTACCGGGGTTCTCGGGGCGGCCGCGCAATACGAAATTAGAAAAATTCTTTCATTCCACATCATCAGCCAGATTGGCTACATGGTGATGGGCCTGGCAATCGGCAGTGCGCTGGCGCTGACAGGAGCCATTTTCTACACGCTGCACCACATCATCGTGAAGACGAATTTATTCTTACTCGGAGGCGTCATCATACGGCGTTGCGGAACCGCAAATCTAAAAGAAATTGGCGGCCTCTATCGCTGGGCACCAGGGCTATCGCTGCTATTTTTCATCCCTGCATTCTCCTTGGGAGGTATTCCGCCGTTATCCGGTTTCTGGGCGAAGTTCAGCGTGATTAAAGCTGGCTTGGACGCCGAACTATACGTGCTGGTGACGGTTGCGTTACTAGTCGGCGTGCTGACGCTTTACTCCATGACGAAGATCTGGGCCGAAGCGTTCTGGAAAGACGCTCCGCAAGGCAATAAGCCGGAAAACCTTGGTCAAGCAGGATGGAGTCTAGTTACACCATGTGTCGCCCTTGCCGTCATGACGGTAATCATCGGTCTGTGGAGTCAGCCGCTGTTTGCATTAGCTGAATCTGCCAGTGCTCAGCTCCTCGATCCGCAGGCCTATATCGACGAGGTCCTTAAACCGCAAACAACCACCCACTATGGCCCAAATTAA
- the mnhG gene encoding monovalent cation/H(+) antiporter subunit G: MTIIASMFLLVGAAFAFIAALGVVRMPDLYCRTHAATKAGAFGLSLMLIGIVITMPELRVFIQALMIIGFFYLTAPVAAHMVGRVALQRKVNWWRRADAYEQPKQISRSAKDAQNK; this comes from the coding sequence ATGACCATTATCGCCAGCATGTTTCTGCTAGTTGGAGCAGCCTTTGCGTTCATCGCAGCACTTGGTGTGGTGCGAATGCCAGACCTGTATTGCCGCACCCATGCGGCGACCAAAGCAGGTGCATTCGGTCTAAGTCTCATGTTGATTGGGATAGTCATCACCATGCCTGAGCTACGCGTGTTCATCCAAGCGCTTATGATTATTGGTTTCTTCTATCTCACCGCACCGGTCGCCGCACACATGGTGGGACGAGTTGCTTTGCAACGCAAAGTTAACTGGTGGCGCCGCGCGGATGCATATGAGCAGCCCAAACAAATTTCCCGTTCTGCAAAAGACGCTCAAAACAAATAG
- a CDS encoding Na+/H+ antiporter subunit C, translating into MDLLISILIGALFAAGIFCLLRRSLMKLIIGIILLSQAANLLVFAAGGLTPDRPAFALSETELPPAGYADPLPQALVLTAIVIGFGLVVFAISLLLKAYRAVGSDDVNAFNETDRIS; encoded by the coding sequence ATGGACCTACTCATTTCCATACTGATCGGAGCGCTTTTCGCGGCGGGTATTTTCTGCCTCCTGCGCCGCAGCCTCATGAAGCTGATCATCGGCATCATTCTGTTGAGCCAAGCTGCAAACCTATTGGTCTTCGCCGCTGGAGGCCTCACTCCTGATCGACCAGCCTTTGCGCTCAGCGAGACCGAGCTTCCGCCCGCTGGCTATGCCGATCCATTGCCCCAAGCACTTGTGCTAACAGCAATCGTCATCGGCTTTGGCCTGGTAGTCTTTGCCATTTCTCTGCTGCTCAAGGCTTATCGGGCCGTCGGCAGTGATGACGTCAACGCATTTAACGAAACGGACCGTATATCATGA
- a CDS encoding Na+/H+ antiporter subunit E, with translation MAQIKKLLCIAEFVLVYLREVIKSNLSVAMDVLTPSHRMKPAKVELFVGDLSERQLLAYTNLITMTPGTLSLDVSPDRQKLLIHAMYVDSPEAVVREMESTLKERIVHVF, from the coding sequence ATGGCCCAAATTAAAAAGTTACTTTGCATTGCAGAGTTTGTGTTGGTGTACTTGCGAGAAGTCATCAAGAGCAACCTATCCGTAGCCATGGACGTGCTCACCCCCTCGCATCGAATGAAACCGGCGAAGGTAGAGCTATTTGTTGGCGACCTGAGCGAGCGGCAACTTTTAGCCTACACAAATCTGATTACAATGACACCAGGCACGCTAAGCTTAGATGTGTCGCCCGACCGCCAAAAGCTGCTCATCCACGCCATGTATGTGGACTCACCAGAGGCGGTAGTCCGCGAAATGGAAAGCACGTTGAAGGAAAGGATTGTTCATGTATTCTGA
- a CDS encoding TlpA disulfide reductase family protein has translation MKSPLSRPRIWLTIFTLLFAAIAQGRTFTMSDGASIDGKVVTFKNGMIVFAKDGGGKSLYSLDAFSAEDQAYLKQQFPDGDTRSSPRTTKTATPAPTPGPKVQTVPPTQKQAQQAAPAADSGHPGLQKLNIGSMAPEIKARPQGQSDFISIKDYRGKLVVVHFWSSSVPQSIEELKGLAYLHHKYKDRGFELIGVAMDTSRRRVNSIEEAIGVSWPMRMDEERETITEWGVTALPTNVLIDQVGVIRRPHITANELQYVLAEHLGPAN, from the coding sequence ATGAAATCGCCACTAAGCCGTCCCCGCATTTGGCTGACCATCTTCACGCTACTCTTCGCTGCAATCGCCCAAGGGCGCACGTTCACCATGAGTGACGGCGCATCAATCGATGGCAAGGTGGTCACGTTTAAAAACGGCATGATCGTCTTTGCCAAAGACGGTGGCGGCAAATCACTCTACTCGCTGGACGCTTTTTCCGCCGAGGACCAAGCCTACCTCAAGCAGCAGTTTCCCGATGGGGACACCCGCAGCTCACCGCGAACCACCAAGACAGCGACTCCCGCACCAACCCCGGGGCCCAAGGTGCAAACCGTTCCGCCAACACAGAAACAGGCACAGCAAGCCGCACCCGCCGCCGACTCCGGGCACCCGGGTTTGCAAAAGCTGAACATCGGCTCCATGGCTCCGGAGATCAAGGCGCGCCCACAGGGCCAATCTGACTTCATCTCGATTAAAGACTATCGCGGCAAGTTAGTCGTCGTGCATTTCTGGTCGTCCAGCGTGCCGCAATCGATTGAGGAATTGAAGGGTCTCGCCTACCTGCACCACAAATATAAGGACCGCGGCTTTGAGCTGATTGGCGTGGCGATGGACACCAGCCGCCGACGCGTAAATTCGATTGAAGAAGCCATCGGCGTCAGCTGGCCCATGCGCATGGATGAAGAGCGCGAAACCATTACCGAGTGGGGCGTTACCGCGCTGCCCACCAATGTGCTGATCGACCAAGTCGGCGTGATCCGCCGCCCGCACATCACTGCGAATGAGCTGCAATACGTTCTGGCCGAACATCTTGGACCAGCAAACTAA